The window TTGGGCATGGCAAGGCATGGATAAGATGTTGAGGTAAGCGATTCAAGTTTACGGAGCTGCCTGCGGCTGCTTTTTATCAACATGTGTTTTTGCATTTGGCATTTTCCAGGGAATTCGTTAGCTTCACGAAGTTTTAACCTCTAAAAAAGAAAAGCAATGGGAATGATGGCCGCAAGGGTTGGTGACATGCATACTTGTCCAATGGTAAATCCCGGGCCGGTACCTCATGTAGGAGGCCCCATTCTTCCTGCGGGATGCCCGACTGTGATGATTGGAAAGATGCCGGCTGCCCGTGTAGGGGATATGTGCGTCTGTGTAGGCCCTCCCGATTCGATTGCTGTAGGTTCTGTGACGGTGATGATTGGCGGGATGCCAGCCGCTCGTATGGGTGACAGCACTGCGCACGGTGGCGCAATTGTCGTCGGCTGCCCTACGGTCATGATTGGTTGATCAAAATTCAATTGTATACATATCGAATGGTGCGTTTCCTGATGGAAGTGCACCATTCTTGATTTTGGCAGCTTTTATTGCAAGATCACCTTTCGGGCTGAACCATCACTGTAACGCTCCAAGACAACTTGCCAGGGTTCCGGATGTGAAACAGGCCTGCCCAATAGATCAAAATAGCCTATCCGTTGGGGTAACTTGGGTCGCGGGGTCGTTGTCTCCGAACGCTCCAAGGCAAGGCAAGCATTGGTCAAGCTGCTGATTTCCAGTGGTTCCGTACCCATCATGCCGATGCCACGCGGCACAAAGGCTTGATAGGTACCTGGACCGTGAACCACGATCGTGGCTGAATTTTCGCCAGTCGTCCATTCGAATTGCGGATGCGTGCCTTCCACGCCTAGAATGAGCTCACCGTTGACCTCCTCGCAGGTCAGCTTCGGGCGTCGCAAGTCGAAGGGGAGCTGCGCTGAGTTGGCACGGTAGGTCCCACAGCTGTCAATGGAAAATATATCCCAATTGCGGGTGGAATCGGCTGAAAAATAGCTGACAATGGGTTGATTCGCAGGAAAAACACGGCCAAAACCGACGAGTCCGGATCCATCCGACATCGATTGAAAACTCCCCATTGCATCGCTGTCAAGCCCTGGAACGGTAAATTTTCGGGCAATGCTTGCCCGCATTTGAAGGGTATCCAGATCGTAAATCAAGGCGCGTGCATTCCACGCCCGGTTCCCATTGTCAAAGGTGGAGATTCTTCCACCGGGTAAAAATTCGGCATCGTGCTGCCCTTTGGTTCCCGGATCACCCTGCAGGTCAAATTGGTTGAGTTTTCCGCCCAAATGCCAGATGAAATTTCCTGTCTGCCAATCAATCAGCGAAATCTCATTCAAAGCTCTGTGCGAAAGCAGCATCCGCCCATGGCCGTCCAAGTCGATCGAATTGGTATGGTTCAATTCGTAGATACCGGAATTGGTAAAGTAGGTCGAATCCGCATCCGTCAGTGAAAAATGATCCAATCC of the Bacteroidota bacterium genome contains:
- a CDS encoding aryl-sulfate sulfotransferase, whose protein sequence is MHRLFGFLTLALLLLGTNVCGQFSPPGSPRYSIQRYNSNGNVGFDYVLMGLYRVQTPFFLPATNFLLDRNGDVVWYQQGQMWALDFKLHPNGRLAFNDNRYWHILDSNFAEVDSVVCRGYRNDPHDMRMTADGHYFLICIEDTIMDLRSILTADGNPGALNARVDGVVIQELDGAKNVVKEWHGLDHFSLTDADSTYFTNSGIYELNHTNSIDLDGHGRMLLSHRALNEISLIDWQTGNFIWHLGGKLNQFDLQGDPGTKGQHDAEFLPGGRISTFDNGNRAWNARALIYDLDTLQMRASIARKFTVPGLDSDAMGSFQSMSDGSGLVGFGRVFPANQPIVSYFSADSTRNWDIFSIDSCGTYRANSAQLPFDLRRPKLTCEEVNGELILGVEGTHPQFEWTTGENSATIVVHGPGTYQAFVPRGIGMMGTEPLEISSLTNACLALERSETTTPRPKLPQRIGYFDLLGRPVSHPEPWQVVLERYSDGSARKVILQ
- a CDS encoding PAAR domain-containing protein, producing MGMMAARVGDMHTCPMVNPGPVPHVGGPILPAGCPTVMIGKMPAARVGDMCVCVGPPDSIAVGSVTVMIGGMPAARMGDSTAHGGAIVVGCPTVMIG